From a single Entelurus aequoreus isolate RoL-2023_Sb linkage group LG12, RoL_Eaeq_v1.1, whole genome shotgun sequence genomic region:
- the LOC133661910 gene encoding E3 ubiquitin-protein ligase Topors-like isoform X2, translating into MSPTSMKLRVRRSDTKNGGGGGQQLEEVRSRASGSGTRRAKKTKNARSGQTTTSSPPAASSSSVSARAALASEDASPDSKCPICLDRFNNMAYLDRCLHRFCFPCIQEWSHNKAECPLCKQPFKSILHSVRAHDDFKEYTLRAAPPSSSVAATVAMVAAMASAARNDQQMRLLLRRHRVADGTETTARRRRREEERGVWEWYLDVPPLSVPPHDEYADDEQHLRGAANLAEHGIIFEGLGGPGASAAPNDSASRRLMTRLSARLRLQQEGGVLRRLREREAVAFRRALYRCSVRVHGVAGVSETEAQRDITVDGFRRDPTQLNRLRPWLRRELTVLYGAQGSLLNIVQSFIIARLARHGLEDTPTIEEDLRPFLLARTEHFLHELVSFARSQLTMDNYDLQAVYEPLPNAMELDASNGDSANSSVIAISEGEEAEEEEHRNNVMPDGSSLSLSAWDDETPGPSYSTSEALSPVPPETVNEEGECMIVGYKKPMAERTPELVQLSSDSEGEELQKTAPLSTLPPIPTSISTPIKAKDTEGGRACFSGSGSSLCTISPPLPEANSTRRRRKRKGRGLSGISANPNRCIYPAMMCSPMRSSIESISPLLVSPADSASEYCSSQDSRLTTSSSSPSSSSSSLCSSPPPSLPHTTACTREEKPGGKRKYKSRHLDRHTDPSWRPRGRKSKRRMRGRSDMSSRRSPSVEIVYEGAASSVAARKRHHKTQQHSRPPPIITLDSDSSPPSSQHADDLGPLPPLSLVRMASEGVAAAVDIGELPVDILDGGSDRSEAEPAFHKETAFCNITDDLSMTSSDAFRGHNKERPPSLNFPDPTSFSSPPPLRRAPPSKDAAPHLLETEDDVSVHFSTDLSVPTVSMTDVFSHLDYLHEGRGVPHGGDLESSSAVPVDSTAAGSDHSVSPAPPSLFDSRCFSSPSSSMTPPTSSAACHVSTTCDL; encoded by the exons ATGTCCCCCACGTCAATGAAGCTGCGTGTTCGCCGTTCTGACACCAAAAATGGTGGCGGAGGAGGGCAGCAGCTGGAAGAGGTAAGGAGTCGAGCAAGCGGCAGTGGAACTCGCAGGGCGAAGAAGACAAAAAACGCCAGGAGCGGGCAGACCACCACGTCTTCTCCTCCCGCCGCCTCCTCCTCTTCAGTATCGGCCCGAGCCGCTCTGGCCTCAGAGGATGCTTCGCCTGACTCCAAGTGTCCCATCTGTCTGGACCGCTTCAACAACATGGCTTACTTGGACCGCTGCCTCCACCGCTTTTGCTTCCCATGTATCCAGGAGTGGTCGCACAACAAGGCAGAGTGTCCGCTTTGCAAGCAGCCCTTCAAGTCCATCTTGCACTCTGTGCGTGCACATGACGACTTCAAGGAGTACACTTTGCGGGCTGCCCCCCCGAGCAGTAGTGTCGCGGCCACAGTGGCTATGGTAGCGGCTATGGCATCTGCGGCAAGAAACGACCAGCAGATGAGGCTCCTGCTAAGGAGGCACAGAGTCGCTGATGGCACGGAAACCACTGCCAGGAGGCGTAGAAGGGAGGAGGAACGTGGCGTTTGGGAGTGGTATCTGGATGTCCCACCTCTTTCTGTCCCTCCTCATGATGAATACGCCGATGACGAGCAACACCTTAGGGGTGCGGCCAACCTGGCGGAGCACGGCATCATATTTGAAGGCCTGGGGGGCCCCGGAGCTAGCGCGGCCCCAAACGACAGCGCATCACGGCGGCTCATGACCCGATTGTCGGCAAGGCTACGTCTTCAGCAAGAAGGTGGGGTTCTGCGACGTCTTAGAGAACGGGAGGCAGTGGCCTTTCGCCGTGCCCTCTACCGCTGCAGTGTCCGTGTACATGGCGTAGCTGGTGTGAGTGAGACCGAAGCGCAGCGTGATATCACGGTCGATGGCTTCCGACGGGACCCCACCCAACTGAACAGACTCCGTCCATGGCTGCGCCGAGAGCTCACAGTGCTGTACGGTGCGCAGGGCTCACTCTTAAACATCGTACAGAGCTTCATCATAGCAAGACTGGCTCGACACGGCCTGGAAGACACGCCCACTATCGAGGAAGATTTGCGGCCATTCCTGTTGGCTCGAACAGAGCACTTTCTCCACGAGTTGGTCAGTTTTGCCCGTTCGCAACTCACAATGGACAACTACGACCTGCAGGCTGTGTACGAGCCGCTGCCCAATGCCATGGAGCTGGACGCCTCGAACGGTGACTCCGCCAACAGCTCCGTCATTGCTATCTCCGAAGGGGAGGAAGCAGAAGAGGAGGAGCATCGCAATAATGTCATGCCAGATGGAAGTTCACTCAGCCTCTCAGCCTGGGATGACGAGACGCCGGGCCCCTCTTACTCTACTTCAGAGGCCTTAAGCCCCGTCCCACCGGAAACAGTCAATGAGGAGGGCGAGTGCATGATCGTAGGATACAAAAAGCCAATGGCCGAGCGCACACCTGAACTCGTACAGCTGTCATCTGACTCAGAAGGGGAGGAGCTCCAAAAGACAGCGCCCCTCTCCACATTACCTCCAATCCCTACCTCCATCTCGACCCCTATAAAGGCAAAAGACACAGAGGGCGGCAGGGCTTGTTTCTCTGGCTCAGGCAGCTCGCTATGCACGATCAGTCCGCCTCTTCCCGAAGCCAACAGCACCAGGAGGAGGAGAAAAAGGAAAGGGCGGGGTCTAAGCGGTATCTCGGCCAATCCCAATCGCTGCATTTATCCTGCAATGATGTGCTCACCTATGCGCTCAAGCATTGAGTCCATCTCACCGCTCCTTGTCAGCCCGGCAGACTCCGCCTCCGAATACTGCTCTTCTCAGGACTCCCGTCTCACCACTTCTTCCTCCTCCCCCTCGTCCTCCTCGTCCTCGCTCTGCTCCTCCCCACCACCGTCATTGCCTCACACGACGGCATGCACACGCGAAGAGAAGCCTGGCGGGAAGAGAAAGTACAAGAGCCGACACCTTGACCGCCACACAGACCCCAGCTGGAGGCCACGAGGGAGGAAGAGCAAAAGGAGGATGCGTGGCAGATCAGATATGAG CAGCAGACGCAGTCCCAGCGTGGAGATTGTCTACGAAGGCGCTGCCTCCTCAGTTGCCGCCCGTAAACGCCACCACAAGACGCAGCAGCACAGCAG GCCACCGCCCATCATCACGCTGGACAGCGATAGCAGTCCGCCAAGCAGCCAACATGCCGACGACTTGGGTCCTCTTCCACCTCTCTCATTGGTGCGCATGGCCAGTGAGGGCGTGGCCGCAGCTGTTGACATTGGGGAACTTCCTGTAGATATCCTAGATGGGGGATCAGACCGGTCTGAGGCGGAGCCAGCTTTTCACAAAG AAACGGCCTTTTGCAACATCACAGATGACCTCTCCATGACCTCATCTGATGCCTTCAGGGGTCACAACAAGGAGAGGCCACCGTCGCTTAATTTCCCAGACCCCACCTCCTTTTCCTCACCACCCCCTCTGAGACGCGCCCCTCCCAGCAAGGATGCAGCGCCCCACCTTCTCGAGACAGAGGACGATGTGTCCGTCCACTTCTCTACTGACCTTTCAGTCCCTACCGTAAGTATGACAGACGTATTCTCACATCTTGACTACCTGCATGAAGGTCGCGGGGTTCCCCATGGCGGTGACCTTGAGTCCTCCAGTGCAGTTCCGGTTGACAGCACAGCTGCTGGAAGTGACCACAGCGTCTCACCTGCTCCCCCCTCCCTCTTCGACTCCCGCTGCTTCTCATCACCCAGCTCCTCCATGACCCCGCCCACCTCGTCAGCTGCCTGTCATGTCAGTACAacatgtgacctctga
- the LOC133661910 gene encoding E3 ubiquitin-protein ligase Topors-like isoform X1, with protein sequence MSPTSMKLRVRRSDTKNGGGGGQQLEEVRSRASGSGTRRAKKTKNARSGQTTTSSPPAASSSSVSARAALASEDASPDSKCPICLDRFNNMAYLDRCLHRFCFPCIQEWSHNKAECPLCKQPFKSILHSVRAHDDFKEYTLRAAPPSSSVAATVAMVAAMASAARNDQQMRLLLRRHRVADGTETTARRRRREEERGVWEWYLDVPPLSVPPHDEYADDEQHLRGAANLAEHGIIFEGLGGPGASAAPNDSASRRLMTRLSARLRLQQEGGVLRRLREREAVAFRRALYRCSVRVHGVAGVSETEAQRDITVDGFRRDPTQLNRLRPWLRRELTVLYGAQGSLLNIVQSFIIARLARHGLEDTPTIEEDLRPFLLARTEHFLHELVSFARSQLTMDNYDLQAVYEPLPNAMELDASNGDSANSSVIAISEGEEAEEEEHRNNVMPDGSSLSLSAWDDETPGPSYSTSEALSPVPPETVNEEGECMIVGYKKPMAERTPELVQLSSDSEGEELQKTAPLSTLPPIPTSISTPIKAKDTEGGRACFSGSGSSLCTISPPLPEANSTRRRRKRKGRGLSGISANPNRCIYPAMMCSPMRSSIESISPLLVSPADSASEYCSSQDSRLTTSSSSPSSSSSSLCSSPPPSLPHTTACTREEKPGGKRKYKSRHLDRHTDPSWRPRGRKSKRRMRGRSDMSSRRSPSVEIVYEGAASSVAARKRHHKTQQHSRPPPIITLDSDSSPPSSQHADDLGPLPPLSLVRMASEGVAAAVDIGELPVDILDGGSDRSEAEPAFHKGNGGERHSLSNNGRSEEGQPIADTQGLIRELVSKQTETAFCNITDDLSMTSSDAFRGHNKERPPSLNFPDPTSFSSPPPLRRAPPSKDAAPHLLETEDDVSVHFSTDLSVPTVSMTDVFSHLDYLHEGRGVPHGGDLESSSAVPVDSTAAGSDHSVSPAPPSLFDSRCFSSPSSSMTPPTSSAACHVSTTCDL encoded by the exons ATGTCCCCCACGTCAATGAAGCTGCGTGTTCGCCGTTCTGACACCAAAAATGGTGGCGGAGGAGGGCAGCAGCTGGAAGAGGTAAGGAGTCGAGCAAGCGGCAGTGGAACTCGCAGGGCGAAGAAGACAAAAAACGCCAGGAGCGGGCAGACCACCACGTCTTCTCCTCCCGCCGCCTCCTCCTCTTCAGTATCGGCCCGAGCCGCTCTGGCCTCAGAGGATGCTTCGCCTGACTCCAAGTGTCCCATCTGTCTGGACCGCTTCAACAACATGGCTTACTTGGACCGCTGCCTCCACCGCTTTTGCTTCCCATGTATCCAGGAGTGGTCGCACAACAAGGCAGAGTGTCCGCTTTGCAAGCAGCCCTTCAAGTCCATCTTGCACTCTGTGCGTGCACATGACGACTTCAAGGAGTACACTTTGCGGGCTGCCCCCCCGAGCAGTAGTGTCGCGGCCACAGTGGCTATGGTAGCGGCTATGGCATCTGCGGCAAGAAACGACCAGCAGATGAGGCTCCTGCTAAGGAGGCACAGAGTCGCTGATGGCACGGAAACCACTGCCAGGAGGCGTAGAAGGGAGGAGGAACGTGGCGTTTGGGAGTGGTATCTGGATGTCCCACCTCTTTCTGTCCCTCCTCATGATGAATACGCCGATGACGAGCAACACCTTAGGGGTGCGGCCAACCTGGCGGAGCACGGCATCATATTTGAAGGCCTGGGGGGCCCCGGAGCTAGCGCGGCCCCAAACGACAGCGCATCACGGCGGCTCATGACCCGATTGTCGGCAAGGCTACGTCTTCAGCAAGAAGGTGGGGTTCTGCGACGTCTTAGAGAACGGGAGGCAGTGGCCTTTCGCCGTGCCCTCTACCGCTGCAGTGTCCGTGTACATGGCGTAGCTGGTGTGAGTGAGACCGAAGCGCAGCGTGATATCACGGTCGATGGCTTCCGACGGGACCCCACCCAACTGAACAGACTCCGTCCATGGCTGCGCCGAGAGCTCACAGTGCTGTACGGTGCGCAGGGCTCACTCTTAAACATCGTACAGAGCTTCATCATAGCAAGACTGGCTCGACACGGCCTGGAAGACACGCCCACTATCGAGGAAGATTTGCGGCCATTCCTGTTGGCTCGAACAGAGCACTTTCTCCACGAGTTGGTCAGTTTTGCCCGTTCGCAACTCACAATGGACAACTACGACCTGCAGGCTGTGTACGAGCCGCTGCCCAATGCCATGGAGCTGGACGCCTCGAACGGTGACTCCGCCAACAGCTCCGTCATTGCTATCTCCGAAGGGGAGGAAGCAGAAGAGGAGGAGCATCGCAATAATGTCATGCCAGATGGAAGTTCACTCAGCCTCTCAGCCTGGGATGACGAGACGCCGGGCCCCTCTTACTCTACTTCAGAGGCCTTAAGCCCCGTCCCACCGGAAACAGTCAATGAGGAGGGCGAGTGCATGATCGTAGGATACAAAAAGCCAATGGCCGAGCGCACACCTGAACTCGTACAGCTGTCATCTGACTCAGAAGGGGAGGAGCTCCAAAAGACAGCGCCCCTCTCCACATTACCTCCAATCCCTACCTCCATCTCGACCCCTATAAAGGCAAAAGACACAGAGGGCGGCAGGGCTTGTTTCTCTGGCTCAGGCAGCTCGCTATGCACGATCAGTCCGCCTCTTCCCGAAGCCAACAGCACCAGGAGGAGGAGAAAAAGGAAAGGGCGGGGTCTAAGCGGTATCTCGGCCAATCCCAATCGCTGCATTTATCCTGCAATGATGTGCTCACCTATGCGCTCAAGCATTGAGTCCATCTCACCGCTCCTTGTCAGCCCGGCAGACTCCGCCTCCGAATACTGCTCTTCTCAGGACTCCCGTCTCACCACTTCTTCCTCCTCCCCCTCGTCCTCCTCGTCCTCGCTCTGCTCCTCCCCACCACCGTCATTGCCTCACACGACGGCATGCACACGCGAAGAGAAGCCTGGCGGGAAGAGAAAGTACAAGAGCCGACACCTTGACCGCCACACAGACCCCAGCTGGAGGCCACGAGGGAGGAAGAGCAAAAGGAGGATGCGTGGCAGATCAGATATGAG CAGCAGACGCAGTCCCAGCGTGGAGATTGTCTACGAAGGCGCTGCCTCCTCAGTTGCCGCCCGTAAACGCCACCACAAGACGCAGCAGCACAGCAG GCCACCGCCCATCATCACGCTGGACAGCGATAGCAGTCCGCCAAGCAGCCAACATGCCGACGACTTGGGTCCTCTTCCACCTCTCTCATTGGTGCGCATGGCCAGTGAGGGCGTGGCCGCAGCTGTTGACATTGGGGAACTTCCTGTAGATATCCTAGATGGGGGATCAGACCGGTCTGAGGCGGAGCCAGCTTTTCACAAAGGTAACGGCGGTGAGCGCCATTCGCTCAGTAACAATGGGCGTAGCGAAGAAGGACAACCCATTGCTGACACACAAGGACTAATCAGGGAGCTTGTTTCAAAACAAACAGAAACGGCCTTTTGCAACATCACAGATGACCTCTCCATGACCTCATCTGATGCCTTCAGGGGTCACAACAAGGAGAGGCCACCGTCGCTTAATTTCCCAGACCCCACCTCCTTTTCCTCACCACCCCCTCTGAGACGCGCCCCTCCCAGCAAGGATGCAGCGCCCCACCTTCTCGAGACAGAGGACGATGTGTCCGTCCACTTCTCTACTGACCTTTCAGTCCCTACCGTAAGTATGACAGACGTATTCTCACATCTTGACTACCTGCATGAAGGTCGCGGGGTTCCCCATGGCGGTGACCTTGAGTCCTCCAGTGCAGTTCCGGTTGACAGCACAGCTGCTGGAAGTGACCACAGCGTCTCACCTGCTCCCCCCTCCCTCTTCGACTCCCGCTGCTTCTCATCACCCAGCTCCTCCATGACCCCGCCCACCTCGTCAGCTGCCTGTCATGTCAGTACAacatgtgacctctga